GTGCACGGTCGGGACGTTCACACTCGCCGGCGTACAAGCAGTATCGGTCGATGCCGAGGTCGACGTCGGCGCGGGGCTGCCAACGTTCGCCATTGTCGGACTTGGCGACCTTGCGGTTCAGGAGGCGAGAGAGAGAGTCCGCTCGGCGTTGCGAGCGGCCGGCTTTGAGGTCCCCAACGCCCGCATCGTGGTCAACCTTGCGCCGGGGCCGGTGCGCAAGCACGGGACGGGCTTTGACCTTCCCATTGCGCTCGGCATTCTAGCTGCAACCGGTCAGGTGCCCGCGCGGCTTGCCGCGAGCTGTGTGGCGATTGGCGAGCTCTCGCTCGACGGTTCCGTACGACCTGTCACGGGCATGCTTGCCTACGCGCTCGCCGCGCGCGACGCACGGCTGGCGCTTCTCGGACCGGCGCAGGCGCCCGCCGCGACCTCGCTCGACGGCCTAGACTATCGACCGCTCGAGCGGCTCAGCCAGTTGCGAGGCGGACTGCCCGAGAACGCACCTCTGAGCGTAGTGAGTCCCCCGTCGGCCGAGAGCGGCCTGGACTTCGCGGACGTCGCTGGTCACGAA
This genomic interval from Coriobacteriia bacterium contains the following:
- a CDS encoding magnesium chelatase domain-containing protein — its product is MGQCTVGTFTLAGVQAVSVDAEVDVGAGLPTFAIVGLGDLAVQEARERVRSALRAAGFEVPNARIVVNLAPGPVRKHGTGFDLPIALGILAATGQVPARLAASCVAIGELSLDGSVRPVTGMLAYALAARDARLALLGPAQAPAATSLDGLDYRPLERLSQLRGGLPENAPLSVVSPPSAESGLDFADVAGHE